Below is a genomic region from Vanessa tameamea isolate UH-Manoa-2023 chromosome 14, ilVanTame1 primary haplotype, whole genome shotgun sequence.
attgtatattttgccAAAACTCGAGATTGGTCTTGTGATTTCGTAAAATAGTGCTCAAgcttaaaatatagtataccCATCATAATCTCGATCTCGACTACATGGTCAAGTCAAGTGGCAAGTGGCAGCGCCAAAGCTGAACAATGCTTAGAGAAGTCGGTTAATAACGCCTGAACTTACCAGGTATAGAGCTCTTAACatcaaaattacaatattgaaaccaGAACTCCGGAAGGGTGCAACTCAACCGCTCTTGCGTATCAAAGCGTTGGAGTTAACAGGAGAGATTGTTTCAATTCCCAAAGGATGCTAATAATTTACAGGGCGGAATGGTAGTATAAGCAACTGCCTAGGCCCCGCATCGACAAGGGGCCGTAGTCAACCcgggaattaaaaaataaaatgtattattacattGTTAATTTGATTAGGCTGATGTTataactgtaatatattttagagagTTAAAAAAGAGTAAAGAGGCCTCGAGAAGTCATTTGGCTAAGGGACTCGACGTGATTAATCCGGTCCTGATCATCTACGAACTCACTCCTTTATTTAATAACCTTCAGCGATGAAAAGTCACCTATATCCCCATTAATAATATACCCACAAAAATTCACGACAGTCCGTCGCCGTGTAAAAGGACGTACGaaccataatattattattaatgtgagaGCATTTTTTTGTAGGATAATAAGTACCTTTTCAAAGTGTTTTTACTAGAACATATTCCGGCCttacttataaacagaaatatCTTCCTTTAcatcattatttatgttatattcgAAACAACAAAACACTACACTACAAAATCCCCATATAAAGTCGATTATGCTTACTTGTTCGTAAGTTTCTTACCTGTGAGTGGTCATACTGCGCACGTTCAGACAGCGCTATCAGTTGACCGTCGTTGACTCGAATCGATCGTTGAATCTTCGGACTCAACATTGTgttactaaaacaaaaatacctttaattaaatatttaataattataaaatattaacacatgattttaaatatttttaatatcaatatattatatacgaattcaatttacaacaattttttCATCGTTACCTATGTTACAAGTTCAATATTAAACCTAGAATATTGTTTAGAATGACTaattaatatgttgtatatttgggTTATACCATATTGATACTAGCAAATAAGGagtgaagatatattatagaatttggGTAATAAACGTTATGTcagattatattacatattatattaatgatctaCGTGTTAACAACAAgagtttatttttctattttgtgATGTTGAACTAAATGtatcaagtaaaatataaaaaaaaatgcatatacatacatatgcatatgTTTTTGCATATGTAAATTgcaagaaaataaatacatcaatatGAGATGTTcacttaacaatattatttagtattaaatactaTAGTTATATAGAACagattaaaatgttgaaaatttcCTTATGTATTgaggattaaaatatttattttcttatacataaaaaaatttttatatcatatgataaattatttatctacttacatttaaattacagcaACGCGTTTATCATAATCCACATAACTGAGTATATTTGCGTCATTTTCATTCAAAAGCGttcataatcaattattttttatgaaaccaGAATATAATATCAACAAACTTTTatagacaaattatttattacgattaatagatttttattcatataaagacaatagaaatattaacaacaatataGAAACAGGACAacgttaaaatacaattttcaaaGATTTTTCACAAGCTTAAAACAACACGAGCGCCTGTTGAATTTATTAACGCAACTAGTGGCACACGGGTAAAACTTTGATCAGTTAATAATAACAGGTGTTTACGATTAACGATTGAGCTAAAAGGtttttgtaaagattttaataagTTACTCTGTCATAATACACAgagctataatatatttagtgtttTAACAAGGTTGCAGGTGTAAGAAGTAGCCCTGTCGAAGGCGACAGTTCGACTGCTGGGCTAGCACCTGTTAGCTGAATCGACCGTTGCGCGCGTGCGTGCCCCCAATGACGTACCAAATATGTTAAAGACCTAAAAAAGACCAGAATTgtttgatgaaaaataaatttgcatatGTGGTTATGAGTGGAGATTCTTTGCCTTGGGGAGTCCAGCAGTGGGCCTCTTCCAGCTGAGGTAGTGTATAATagtatatgattaaataataatcaattatcgTAAATGATtactaaacataattatatgtaattcaacgttataaacataaaatatgagATTACCacgataataacaaaaacatagaAAGATAAATagctttttacattttaagtttCCTACTATGAAAAATctatctactaaaaaaaattgttataaattactttttatatattaaagtgatatcgaaaaaaaaagtttgcttTTTTGCTATCATTataatacattcaaattttaGAGTCTTTAATGACCTCTAttactaattacatttaaagcGATACGATTggatcaaaatgaaaaaatataaatatttataattgatatagaTTAAAACGTATCTTATGACTTTTGCAAATAATAGTAAATGATTTAACCGAATTAAATCAATTGACATAAGAATGAACCATACGTGGAATTCAATAAAAGGTTAATAAAACgctacattatattttacaggTAATCACTGTTAcagaattcaaaaaataatattcagttcTATATTTCCATACACCTTCGACCGTCGACGTTCAGTGCAGAGCAGTTTCATTGGCTATAAAACTGCTGCTCGGCGTATCTTTGTTTTACACGCGTACTTGACTTCTAAGCATATTGCATTATATAATGTCCCCGGAAAAtggaagaaaatattatatgactgTCATAATATCTTGATGATTGCCTTTTTCatactttttattacaagtaGGTATTAttgtttgatgttttttttttttatagtttacaatctgccccggcttcgcacgggtgcagtgctgatactaaataaactacagaatgtctttatatacaacggtcaaagtttttttatcatgagacgatacaaaccgctatgtccctgaatttaaaatttaaaatatattatttattgcaatgaatgtaataaatccttttttttaattatttttttttttgctcttcttataaataatgttgttaatacttttttgacatgaaccttaatttttttaataggccaaatTAAATGctcctattttaaaaaaaagtttgtgcAAGGAGTGGGGACGATATACGCTCAAGGAGTCCATTCCAAATCCTTTATTCAACTTAGacgcattacacttacttactgCGTTTCAAATTAGAAACTATCACCGATTTGGTAATGAAAATACCCAAACTTGAGAAGAACCTTCATTTGGCtattgggctttgtgcaagcctgccttggtaagtaccacccactcatcacatattctatcgccaataGCAATTACTTTtgtatggttgtgttccggattgaagattcagtgagtcagtataactacgGAACAACGCACgatggatataacatcttagtttcctagGTTGGCGGCGCACTGGGGATGTCAAAAATATCAACGGGCGATGTTGGCCATTTACCATCATGTGGCACATTATCctgttctattttataaaaaaaaaacagctaagTGCGaatcggactcgcgcacgaaggatTCCGTACCATTCACTAGGTAAACAACATAAGGTACACTTATTTCATATTGGGTACGAAAACCTAAAAAAGTGCATTACGCGACAcactaaatataagaaaattttatgtaaaatatttaattgttgaatAAAACAGGAAGAGTAGAGTAAGGAAGGAAGAAGGCAAATAATCGCGTTTGTTGTATGGGAGGCCctcttagatatttattttattttgtttttagtatttgttgtgatagcagcaacagaaatacataatttgtgaaaaattatatataatatctagtataaatatttaatatctagcTATCGTGGTTCTTGAGATACACTCTGGTGACAGATAGACGGATagacagcgaagtcttagtaaaaagaaccggcgaaagaaacgtTTAAGCTTTAtacgcttatatttttttcagtttgtatttgtttacaaaCACTCAATATAACAAAGAAGGAGGATATCGTTTTATTCGTTCATCCGTAAACTCactaattaatgtattttaatatcataataatattgtaataccaTATAATTTTGACgcttatgttatgtatgtaatgaaACTAGTCAATAACATCTGAATGAGCCAAACTCaatgaaaattgtaataaaagttgaaaagtttattattaagttaaaattatcataatgtaTTGTCCCGAAAACGATGTATGTGCAAAGTTTCATAAAAACGATCCAATAAAATAAGTTAGAAAAGCTTTCATAAGATTTGAAacaaagatatatacatatttaaagtttcaagaaaactaataattcaatagttatttattatttgatttcagattttttttaataatcttaaggTTCCCAGATTTAGCACGacattaaaattggttaaaaTTGAATAGTTATGTCAATTGTCAAGTCAGCTGTCGCTTGTCTCTTTCATTTGTCACTTTAGTTATCGCACTTGTCAAAAATTGAGAAAATCTTGTCGGAAAGTCGACTAAATGAATACATAAACATACTAGAGTAATTACGATTTGTTAGCAGTTCCCATTTACCTCACTTCCTCATTTCATGTAGCGAATAATAAGATTGCATCTTCGTGTTTAAGTAGACGGCGTAATCTAAATCGACCGGCGATTGTGTGATATGTTCGATACTGAACTGTAGTTATGGCTTCTGGTTCCAAGAATGATATTGTGAATAGACTTTTAAACGTAAGGCTCGAGGAAGGTGCGAGTGGCGAAGAACACCCTCCTCAAAATATGCTGCCATCTAATCAACAATCAAGACAAGGCAGTCATATTGACGAAGAAAACGGTCACGCGAACGAGCCTATGCCGTCGTCGTCCGCAATAGAGAACCTTCAGCCCACAAACAACACAGGTTGTCGTCTGCATAACTGGCAAGCGACAAAAACGACCGTTAAGGAACGATTGTCTTtcctttttaataatgaaatactgTCAGATGTTCATTTCATTGTAGGAAAAGATGCAAATCAGCAAGTCATACCGGCGCATAAGTTTGTACTTTCCGTTGGCAGTGCAGTGTTTGACGCGATGTTCAATGGTGTTTTGGCTACAAAATCTGATGAAGTCGAACTGCCTGATGTTGAGCCAGCAGCATTCTTACATTTACTAAAATTCCTCTATTCAGACGAAGTTAGAATCGGACCAGAGAGTGTTATGACAACTTTGTACACTGCAAAGAAGTATGCTGTAGCTGCTTTAGAGGAACATTGTGTTGATTTTCTAAAGAGCAATCTTGGCACAGACAATGCCTTCTTGCTCTTGACACAAGCGAGGCTGTTTGATGAGCCCCAGCTAGCTGCACTCTGCTTGGAAATGATTGACAAGAACACAACCGATGCTTTGAATGCTGAAGGGTTTACCGACATAGATCAAGACACTTTAAATGCAGTTTTAGaaaggtatttaatattttaatagtgacattccataaaagtaaatatttcagtctgttaaatttttcttatatgaaaatgtaacaGACTGAAATATTTACCATAATAAAACTCAATAGATTTTGTTATAAACAACTGATAGATGGCCTAGTGTGATTAGTGATTAATAGTGCTCACTAGTATTAAAGCTGTttggtagaaaaaaaaaaaggaggaGTTCATTTACCTAGCTGTAGGTTTAACTCTTACATTTTATCTCAAAAATGATTCACACAAAGGAAGATGAACttctttcatatttaaataacattcattttaaattatttttttttgtttattccatGCGGTCAAGatatatacagtaactatttttaattcatatttgtatatatatttaagcacttaatgttcttgagttaataaatattatgaagctTCACATTTAGAAAGTACAGTACacaatatgttatgttttataatattttcatttgagtATCAAAGTTAAGACGCATTACAATTACTTTTGTGTTTATGACAAAGGTAAGTGGATGGTTAAATAGACCATCTGATGGCTTATGGTCACCTCTGCCCATAGAAATTacatctgtaagaaatattaaccattttacaCTGCCAATACCAAACcaccttacattgccaatgcaccaccaaccttaggagcaaacatgttatgtcccttttgtaTTTAGTTATACTGAtgggttttaaatttattcataaatcttattattaaataactgcaaataattttataaaactaataaataaataacagtgaAACAGTGAAACaggagataaataattattttaataattaaataaaattttaaaatattttcagccaTGTACTTAAcaatttgaatacatatttatattaataaatataaattatgtaacaaaaaacaGTAGATAATtgacatttgttaaaataaaaaatccatatATCAATCAAAGACCTAGTAGCTAGGTATATGTGTACTTAAATAACAACTGCAGAGctgtttttttaagaaaaaactcAAAATTTACAATAGAACTATATATGATatgcttaaataattaaaaagattttaacatAGAATATGTCTTATACTTACAGAGATACTTTACGCATACGAGAGGCGAAAATATTCGCAGCGGTTCTACGCTGGTCCGAGGCTGAATGTACACGACGTCAACTACCGGTCACACCTAACAACCAAAGAATGGTTCTCGGAAGAGCTTTCCACGCCATACGTTTCCCATTAATGTCTGTAGAAGAATTCGCAATGGGTCCTGCACAGAGTGGTCTACTTGATGATAGAGAAATAGTTCAGCTCTTCCTTTATTTTACCGTTAATCCAAAGCCTAATGTTGGTTTCCTAGACACACCTAGATGCTGTATGACAGGAAAAGAACTGACGGTGAATAGGTTCTCCCAGACTGAGTCTCGGTGGGGTTACAGCGGCACAACTGATAGGATAAGGTTTACTGTTGATCAGAGAATTTTCGTTGTTGGTTTTGGACTGTATGGATCTTACTTTGGACCCACAGAATATGAAGTACATTTGCAAGtaagtcttaaaaatattattaaaaggttttatttaaatgtatgaaaaGGAATAGTAAGACAAGCTAGGCATGAAAAGTTTATCAAAGGGTTCgagaaatgtattttattaaataccacTTTGTGACTGCGGCTTCGACCGCTTACGAGTAGAGGTGGTAGGTggcagcgttgcagaactatcgatagtttgactgtCGATAGTTGACCTCAAAAATATTcagctagctctctgtaagcaatactattggtagcagcgatactattgatactatcgatagtagactatcgatatgcaacactagtagGTGGTAGGTATCACAGCCCTAATTTAATGATAATCCGTTAAGTAGTTAAGACATGAACCTAAAAAATAACTCAATCATTTATTACTTGGGAtacatttaagattattttatttcattgtagtTTGAAACTGTGTAATTAATGGACACAGTGATTTATGTTGCACATACATGTGCAACTTCTGCTGTTACCAAATCACAAAGAATATCATGCATGTGCGATAGCATCACATGACTCGTGGGATagcatttttaatctttataacgTAGCGAGCAATTATATCGGCTAACCCCCAAAGTTCTATATACAATCGTGAAGCATTTCGGCGCAGAACCAATGAACTAGTgtctttttgtaataatttgtataattttattatgtatttattttaataatattttcttatattccaGATTATTCACTTAGCCACTAAGAAAGTTTGCGGTTCCAACACGACCACATTCTGCTGTGACGGAACTGACGACACCTTCC
It encodes:
- the LOC113402198 gene encoding BTB/POZ domain-containing protein 2-like, encoding MASGSKNDIVNRLLNVRLEEGASGEEHPPQNMLPSNQQSRQGSHIDEENGHANEPMPSSSAIENLQPTNNTGCRLHNWQATKTTVKERLSFLFNNEILSDVHFIVGKDANQQVIPAHKFVLSVGSAVFDAMFNGVLATKSDEVELPDVEPAAFLHLLKFLYSDEVRIGPESVMTTLYTAKKYAVAALEEHCVDFLKSNLGTDNAFLLLTQARLFDEPQLAALCLEMIDKNTTDALNAEGFTDIDQDTLNAVLERDTLRIREAKIFAAVLRWSEAECTRRQLPVTPNNQRMVLGRAFHAIRFPLMSVEEFAMGPAQSGLLDDREIVQLFLYFTVNPKPNVGFLDTPRCCMTGKELTVNRFSQTESRWGYSGTTDRIRFTVDQRIFVVGFGLYGSYFGPTEYEVHLQIIHLATKKVCGSNTTTFCCDGTDDTFRAMFKEPVEILPNTSYIASAKLKGTDSYYGTRGLRRVTVDCNNGEKVVFQFSYAAGNNNGTSVEDGQIPAIIFYI